The window ctACTAATGAGCGGTCTATAGTTTATTCAGGTAATTGAGgcatttttttaaatgaattggatagtgaggtttcttgtgCGCAGTGATTGGGGTATGAATTAATTAAGTTTATAGTGTGGCAAATTTATAGTTAGCGAAAATGGCGATTCGATCTTAATAACCCCAAACCATTagtttttaggctaaaggagtaattggattgatttggtttgtcaattaagaTCTAAATCATACTTGTCTcgactttgggtagatctttatttagttatggttgtctcgattagtcagtgataggtcggctaggtTTGGACCCTGCGTGAAAAAATTTCAAGGCTAAactcaatgtttaagtgatcggatagattcgttggcttcatacggttAGTTGATcggatttgtgtggttctttactggtacaacccatgtataggctcacttcgagcgtCAAGGGCCAATAAGCGACAACGTAAGCTAGTCATATCGAAGGGTTTCAAGgagttttaaaaattcaaaatagcaaaaaaatctaggacgttacaattctcaacttatttatagacggtcgtgatgtttactagtgcgcaaggttttcagccaaaaccagtaagtgtcctatttaatTGAATCAcgacgttctcctaattattctaagcacttttcatgttgggtgcaactcctaaagcccaacggatgaagagttatactcaaactaaaacttactataaatagtaaaaacgaaaaaaaaaacaggaaTTCAACCATCGATATGATGGTATTTTACAAATTCGGCGTACGCAACCTGGCATAGAGATTCGCCCGATTTAAAGTCCTtacagtctggatcacttccgCTTGCGATCGTGCctcttctgatccatcttagccgtGAAGatgtccgcaacccactctacatcacaagtcctccagcttttagagcaagtaatAGTTGAATATCATATTAAGGTGAAAGGTTAAGTGATTGAATTCCGATATGGGCATCTTTAATATATTCTCCTACAGGCAGGAAAATCTTGTGTTAAAGTTCCTTTATATTGATACACCGTCCACTAAACAGTCCAACTCTTGGAGCAAGTGGTTATTCGAAAGCAAGCCCCAATATCCCTCCTAAGAGACGTATCATAACCAATTAGTTGTATGGAAATGATTACATGCATAACCTTCCAACCAGCACCCTCCGTGTGATGTGATTGCACTAGTAGGATCTTGTGATTTGATTGCGCTAGTATGATCTTAGTTTGAGTGCGCCACAGGCCAAAAAGTACATTGATGGATGGTTctaagttttttttaaatttttcctggaaacggattggctactccccggccaccagccaatggcgggtgATCAGTGCtctgtaggctccaccatgatgtatgtgtttcatccatgctgtccatctatttttctagatcgttttatggtatgagaccaaaaatgaattaCATCTCAATCTCAATATCAATCTCAATaggaccacattccaggaaatagtgttgaatgaacgtcaaccattaaaatctttttgggggcaataaaagttttggatcaagcttatcttcgttttttcccttcatctgggtctgtatgacctaatcaaaagatttggatgtcaaataaatagtacagtggggcttaggaggattttaacggtggatatccaatcaatattgttttcctgtgttgtggtccacctgagatttatatccatctcgtTTTTGGAatgaaccactaaaatgatctgtaaaaatgtatcaacggaacggatgaaacacattaattatggtggggcccacatagaacaAACCACATAGAGTCGCCcatccttttccttttttccttgcCGCGCATCTACTTGGAAGGGACATAAAGCTTGGAGTCCGGATTCTCTGCCATGTCATTGTGCCACATCATCACAGCAGAGGATCTGGATTCTGAATCATAGGACCAAGTTTGACCAAAAAAAGGTAGAGCCCACCATTTGACGGTCTAGATTATCCCAAAGTGCATCGAAGTGGGCCCATCATTGATGGGCCCTAGAAGTAACGAAAACccaatttctatttctttcatgaAATCTAATTTTCAAATTGTTGCAGGAAAGTGATCGGAGCTCGATACTATCTCAAGGCCTACGAATACTACCACGGCCGTCTTGACACCACGGCAGAGTACCGGTCACCGCGTGATCATGATGGCCATGGTACACACACATCCTCGACAGTCGGGGGACGAAGGGTTCGTGGTGTCTCCTCTCTTGGTGGCTTCGCACGTGGGACCGCCTCAGGCGGGGCTCCACTAGTACGGCTGGCCATGTACAAGGTGTGCTGGCCCATCCCAGGAGTAAGCCTAGCCGTTGGGAACACGTGCTTGGAAGCAGATATGCTCGCAGCCATTGATGACGCCCTTGGAGATGGTGTCGATGTTCTTAGCATCTCTATCGGGACTTCAGGGACGCCACCAAAGTATACGGAAGATGGAATTGCCATCGGAGCTCTGCATGCCGTTAAGAGGAACGTGGTCGTGGCATGCAGTGCTGGAAATTCGGGTCCCACCCCAGCAACAGTATCCAACCTGGCACCATGGATCATCACCGTCGGTGCCAGCAGTGTTGATCGTCTGTTTCCTTCGCCTGTTGTGCTCGGGAATGGGATAGAAATTAAGGTAATTCGTTCTTCTTTGAATATGCAGGGGTTCCAAAGCACTTGGCAGTTGCCATATACGTACAAGTTCCAGGGCCTGtcttcttgtggggcccacttgcagaAAAACACATGTTAAATTATCTAGATCACGAATCCACATTCAGTCGACTGATTGGGTGGTTAGGATAATCCTGCTGGTACTGTTTTTGGGGTCACGACATCTCAATGACCAAAAGTGTATGGCAgggccaccagatgaatggaccagatctcATACACTGCACAAATGCCACAGCTAATGATATCTCCCACCATTCATTAATGCTTGGTTTGAATCTTAACACGCAATCTCAAGCCGGACTTCTGAAAATCTGAAATTCGAAATGCTTCTAGATTCCCGCCAATCAATTTTTTTCATTGGTGAGAGTGTCGTCTAATGTCGTAAGTGTGACTGTAGCCGGGTATATTGATGGGATTGGTAAACAACCCGATCCTATTgagaaaattcaatttttatttatttatttatttatttatttttatacattTGCTCACTGGACAATTTCTAGGTCTAAATTGATATGATCCAAAGTGGCTTCAATATGATCTAAACTCCCATTGACAGATTTGCACTGTTTTGTGGAATTaaaggatttgtttcctatttcggttTTAATTCCTTAAAAGGATTTGTAATAGTAGGGGGAAATCGTGTTTAGGATTTTTGGGGagcaaatgaaaaaaataaaaagttaaggTTTTGTGGTGTTTGAGGTGTATTCTTTATTGGTAAACGCATTCTATCTATTGTAcattgatttcacagtcaatttcattgtctctttgtatcatgattttttttttctttcttgagaGTTTTTTCACATAAAACCTTGTGTTTCATTGATGCTTGGTTAGATTGATCTCTTATTATTTGATTATAACTTGGGTTTCTTTCCCGCGTCCCCCCCAAGAGAGAGAGATGTTCCCAACCCTCATCTAATTAGGCTGTCGTTTGGTTGTTTTCATTACAGGGACAATCAGTTACCCCTTACGAGCTGCACAACAAACATTACCCTCTGGTTTTTGCTGCGGACGCAGTTGTCCCTGGCACACCCAAAAATTCTAACGCTGGGTAAAAGATTAAAACACAAACAACAAAAATTACTTTTCCCTCACAAAAATTATACCTTCTTACGTATACCGTCGTTTCTAATTTCTACAGACAATGTCTACCCGGTTCTCTGGACCCCAACAAGGTGAGGAGCAAGATTATCTTGTGCTTGAGAGGAAATGGTACCAGAGTAGGCAAGGGCATGGAGGTCAAAAGAGCCGGTGGCGCCGCCTTAATACTCGGAAACAGTCTGATGAATGGAGATGAGATATCTGTCGATGCCCATGTCCTTCCAGGAACCGCGGTGATATCTGACGATGCGACCGCAATTGTCAAGTACATCAATTCCACCAACAGACCAACTGCGAACATTCTTCCAGCAACGACAGTGTTAAATGTTCAGCCGGCACCATTCATGGCGGCCTTCTCCTCTACAGGTCCCAATGCACTCGACCCCAATATTCTTAAGGTATGTTTCATGGGTGGATGTTTTCACCATGTGATCAAGAAGAATTATGCCATTAGATTCACCCACAGCCAATTCTCTTTGAATTATGATTCACCCATAGCAAAGTATCAATATATGTATCTCAGTCACCCTTGTTTTACTACAGGATTGCGACGGTGCGTCGTAATTTTGGCACCCATGTACCAAAATGGTCTATTGGTTAGAACCATCCAATTTCTTGGTCAATCTTGAATGGCCTATGGTCCAATGATCACACTGAAAGAATGACCATGTGGtgttgaatgtgagccattgaaattttttttttttttttcctcaatgaTCGAAATTCAGCTACACATATCAATGGCCAAAATCTTCTGCCCTTAACTGCAGTTTGTAACGTTTCGTCAATTTTACAATTGGGTTTTTTGTTTGGTATGCAGCCGGACATCACCGCACCAGGGCTAAACATATTGGCTGCATGGAGCGAGTCATCGCCTCCAACAAAGTTGGAGGGCGATCCCCGGCGGGTGAAGTACAACATCATATCTGGTACATCCATGTCATGCCCCCATGTAGCTGCTGCAGCTGCTCTTCTGAAAGCAATATACCCTTATTGGACTGCCGCTGCCATAAGATCTGCTCTCATGACTACAGGTATCTCTTCCAACCTCTTTCAATTCTGCCTATTCTCTATCTGCGTGATCATTAGATGGCAGCTTAgatgggacttcaatggcatcgaacaaaaGACAAAATGTTCCAGCGACtaaatatgaattttctagaTTTTATGGCATCGAGCAGGccttacagatttaagacatcaatcaataaCAACATGTGTAGCCTATCTGATAAGCAGGCAATCCCCGTGTaaatgcacaatctcaaaaattAGGCCACAATCTGATCTTGGTTAATTATcttaaccgttcatctatttggaacAATCTGATCTTGGTGAAGATCTTCTAATCTGTGGTGAAATTTTCTCATTCTAAGCTTTTATTTTCTTGCAGCAACTGTGGCAAACAACGAGGGCAAGCTCCTGACAGATGCTTTCGGTAATGTCGCCGGCCCCTTCAACTACGGCTCTGGCCATATAAGGCCGACTCACGCATCAGATCCCGGTCTGGTCTATGATGCCTCATACACGGACTACCTCCTCTACCTCTGCAGCCTTGGAATCAACGTGGACCGTTCTTTCAAGTGTCCAGGCTACCCCATTTCTCCAaccgatctcaaccatccatctgtggccATTCCAAAGCTCAAAGGTACTTTAATAGTGAAGCGGACCGTTACAAGCGTAACCAACCAAAAGAGCACATATTCCCTAACGGTACACCCACCGTCAGGAATTTCGGTTGAGATTACTCCAAAGATTCTTTCATTTAACGGCGTTAGCGAAAGGAAGAGCTTCTCCATCACGTTCGAAGCAGATGAAAGCAACGGAAGGAAGAAACTGAGAAGGGGTGAGTATGTTTTTGGGTGGTATGCATGGAGTGATGGTGTTCACGTTGTAAGAAGTCCGATGGCGGTGGCTCTAGgataatcttttttcttttttcttttttcttttttcatttctagTATTGTTTAgactgcgtttggatgcaccgttggattgaattgcaaacattggGTCTACAGATTTGGACCAATGATTGCAATTCAATTGGATTGCGCATCCAAACGGACCTTGAagatgaagaaaaggagagaggtGAACAAAGAGATTGAAAATGTGAAGGGTTGGTATTACAGCACTATAAAAATTTATATGAATAAACGAGTTTCCTCGCGCAAGTCAGCCCCTGGCTCATTTAATGTAGCccccaaaaatctctctctctctctctctctctctctctctctctctctgtgaaccGGGCCATGATAGGATTATTTGGTTCCGACAGTCACGGCCAATCACAACCGTTGTCCTTCAAAAGTCAGATAAGGCTGGTCGTTATAGAAGGTGGGTAGAACATAGGCCAGGTGTGGAAGGGGTTGATGGGATTATTTAAGCCTTGAAAAATGGGCGTGGGCTAACTGACCGGTTTTCTATAGATGGTCTTCCAAACACGGACCCGAACTTGCCTAATTGGCTCACAGCTTTGTaccaatgtcttaaaatgaggccCAACCCCATGGAAACCGAAGGTGTGCTGTGAAGACTGTTTTAACAGACCTACTCAGAATTCTTTTTTGGATGCACTTTTAAAATCCTCATTTCGATCCCGTTTGGAAAACTAGCCTGAAACTTCTATTTTTTTCAGAAGTTGCGTTCAAACCGACCTGGCTTTGCCGTTTTTGttggtgaaaaaaaaataataataattgaaaggAATAATAGtccacataaaaaaataaaaataaaataaaataaccgcCTATAATAGGATTGATTAGAAGCGCAggccccacagatggacggtccagcCTATTCCATTTAGTCACATGTTTGAGTATGCTAAAATACTGAGGAATTATCCAAGGGGCCCCTTAAGTGGACTTATGATGTAATCAATAGTAAAAGGCCAACGTAATCCAGCATTAATTAGAGAATAAAATCATAACTTTATACCCCACTTTCTCGATTTACGTCCGATTCCGACTCGGTAATGACCTCTCCAGTACGGAGTCCTCCACTACCTAGATTGGCCCCCATCATGACGTACccgttttatccactccgttcatccattttagcggattattttacggtatgagccaaaatatgaggatATATGTATCTcatatgaaccacaccacaggaaacagtggtgaatgaatgcCAAACATTTTCCTAGGGGTTCActgtatgtttatttgccatccaatctgttgattaggtcccataaacctggataaagggaaaaaacaaatatcagcttgttcctaAACTTTTGGatcccctaagaagtttttaatggtgggcttttagtcatcactgtttcctgtgttgtggtacacctgagatttagatctgtctcatttttgtccTCATGaattaaaatgagttgggaaaatggatagaccgcatcgataaaacacatacatcatggttgggctcaaagagcttttccagcaccgacctGTACCCATCCGGGTATGGACGGGTCATTACCGAATCCGAATCCATTTACATCTGTGAAGGCTTGTGGGCTGCACTTCTTCGACTTTATCCCCACGATTGGTTGCGGGCCCCACTGCTTCCTCTTACCACTAAAAATGCTTGTGGATCCACTTCTTTCTTTTGCTACCACAAAATCTTGTTTATTGACCACATATCATATTCCAGCTCTAAAAATGCTTGTTCTCCAATTACCTCAAGaaaagcttgtggggcccacctcctattCGTATCTCTGGAAAAAGGTTGTTCTAGAAAAAGGTTGCGGCGCCAACAGCATCCTATTACCTCATTAGAATctagggctgaaacttcggccgGTTGAACCTACCAACCCCTGACTGACCTAacattgggttgggtttgggcagGATGTAGTGAGTCCAATATCAGGCTTGGGCTATAAAAAcactaacccgataaaacttgggtcgggccctggttgaggtcttgggttgcctgacccaactcgaacccgatcaatatataagttacttataaatcaTAATTGAGCATGGATTGTATGTGTCGAAGACATAGGATATCCCAGTGTTGTcaagtctcattggtccacatcatttccaatgactcaaactaacaagatatgctatttttctctctcccaaataggttGTGTGCCaaacaacatgacttttaaatgagtagttgtcccaTATTTTagctttagcttgtttgtttagaataaataAAGTTCATCACCATAAAtagctacatatataattaataaaatcatagatataaaaaataagatgtgtattgaaatataataaactaatgcaagcattaaaatattagcatatattcaCCCGATCAACCTAACCAACCTGACAAAACCCgcttgggttggacttgggttgataattcccaacctaaggttgggttgggttgggttagggttgaggtacaagaaccttgggttgggttagggttgagcacaaGCCGCCCTACTTTCAGCCCTATTAGAATCTGGAGGGTCTACTTATTTCTGTAAAGCCTAGGATTCGGTGAGGCCGtaaccatgaggcccaccttgatgtatgtattgtatatccggaccgtccatcgatttttcaAACTCATGCTAGGGACTTAGCACAATAATGAAGCAGAaataattctcaagtggaccacaccacaggaaacatgggTGATCGAACGCCCAACATTAAAACTTCCcacggcccaccgtaatgtttattttccatccaacctgttgaaaaggtcGCAGGGGCCtgaatga is drawn from Magnolia sinica isolate HGM2019 chromosome 5, MsV1, whole genome shotgun sequence and contains these coding sequences:
- the LOC131245502 gene encoding subtilisin-like protease SBT5.6, producing MTNPSLLFCFYFSLFLSLLTLSSSTLDNRQVYIVYFGEHTEEKAAEDIEDGHHSVLLSVKNSDEEARASLLYSYKNSINGFAALLSEEEAGKLSEKEEVISAFPSQANSLQTTRSWEFLEFEEGLLERKGKGIEGRARGGQDIIVGLLDSGIWPESRSFSDKGMGPIPKSWKGICQEGEFFNSSHCNRKVIGARYYLKAYEYYHGRLDTTAEYRSPRDHDGHGTHTSSTVGGRRVRGVSSLGGFARGTASGGAPLVRLAMYKVCWPIPGVSLAVGNTCLEADMLAAIDDALGDGVDVLSISIGTSGTPPKYTEDGIAIGALHAVKRNVVVACSAGNSGPTPATVSNLAPWIITVGASSVDRLFPSPVVLGNGIEIKGQSVTPYELHNKHYPLVFAADAVVPGTPKNSNAGQCLPGSLDPNKVRSKIILCLRGNGTRVGKGMEVKRAGGAALILGNSLMNGDEISVDAHVLPGTAVISDDATAIVKYINSTNRPTANILPATTVLNVQPAPFMAAFSSTGPNALDPNILKPDITAPGLNILAAWSESSPPTKLEGDPRRVKYNIISGTSMSCPHVAAAAALLKAIYPYWTAAAIRSALMTTATVANNEGKLLTDAFGNVAGPFNYGSGHIRPTHASDPGLVYDASYTDYLLYLCSLGINVDRSFKCPGYPISPTDLNHPSVAIPKLKGTLIVKRTVTSVTNQKSTYSLTVHPPSGISVEITPKILSFNGVSERKSFSITFEADESNGRKKLRRGEYVFGWYAWSDGVHVVRSPMAVALG